One Edaphobacter flagellatus genomic region harbors:
- a CDS encoding NAD(P)H-dependent flavin oxidoreductase, translated as MPDNAPMQAWPNRRLLDLLQLDIPIIQAPMAAADSIALARSVSSTGALGSLACALLPADEIRKAALALRHDTQRPFNLNFFCHTMESPDSSAHERWKNFLRSHYQRLGLDIDAVPESRLRLPFDDETCAVVEEIAPTVVSFHFGLPSSGLMERLRKRGIKILASATSVKEALWLEQHGCDAVIVQGFEAGGHRAMFLETSVATQVGLFALLPQVVDAVSIPVIAAGGIADARGIVAALALGASGVQIGTAYLFCPEAKISPLYRHALQQAADTGTVITNLFSGRPARGILNHYLAEAGPMSDAALPFPYAATLVAPLRAASEKGGSFDYMQLWAGQAAKLAHTMPAADLTRKLATEALQRLYPGRS; from the coding sequence ATGCCCGATAATGCTCCTATGCAAGCGTGGCCGAATCGACGTCTGCTGGATCTGCTGCAGCTCGACATTCCCATCATTCAGGCGCCGATGGCCGCAGCCGATTCCATCGCGCTCGCACGCAGCGTATCCTCCACCGGAGCACTCGGGTCCTTAGCCTGCGCGCTGCTCCCTGCCGATGAAATTCGCAAAGCGGCTCTCGCCCTCCGGCACGACACGCAGCGTCCCTTCAATCTCAACTTCTTCTGCCACACCATGGAATCTCCCGATTCCTCCGCGCACGAGCGATGGAAGAATTTCCTGCGATCGCACTACCAGCGCCTCGGGCTCGACATCGACGCCGTACCCGAAAGCCGCCTCCGCCTGCCGTTCGACGACGAGACGTGCGCCGTCGTCGAAGAGATTGCCCCCACGGTCGTCAGTTTCCACTTCGGACTTCCCTCCTCCGGCCTGATGGAGCGGCTCAGGAAGCGCGGAATCAAAATCCTGGCGTCTGCCACCAGCGTCAAAGAAGCCCTCTGGCTCGAGCAGCACGGATGCGATGCCGTCATCGTGCAAGGCTTCGAGGCCGGCGGCCACCGCGCCATGTTTCTCGAAACCAGCGTCGCCACACAGGTAGGTCTCTTCGCCCTGTTGCCTCAGGTTGTCGACGCGGTTTCTATCCCTGTCATTGCGGCCGGAGGTATCGCCGATGCGCGCGGTATCGTGGCCGCTCTCGCGCTTGGAGCCTCCGGCGTGCAGATCGGCACGGCCTATCTCTTCTGCCCCGAAGCAAAGATCTCTCCGCTCTACCGCCACGCGCTCCAACAGGCGGCCGACACCGGCACCGTCATCACAAACCTATTCAGCGGACGTCCCGCCAGGGGCATCCTCAATCATTACCTCGCCGAGGCTGGACCCATGTCCGATGCCGCGCTTCCTTTTCCCTACGCCGCTACGCTGGTCGCACCCCTGCGCGCTGCGTCCGAGAAGGGCGGTTCGTTCGATTACATGCAGCTCTGGGCTGGCCAGGCGGCAAAACTCGCCCACACCATGCCCGCCGCCGACCTCACCCGCAAGCTGGCCACCGAGGCGCTTCAACGTCTCTATCCCGGACGCTCGTGA